Proteins encoded by one window of Cannabis sativa cultivar Pink pepper isolate KNU-18-1 chromosome 4, ASM2916894v1, whole genome shotgun sequence:
- the LOC115695593 gene encoding uncharacterized protein LOC115695593, giving the protein MSLLIPGPEAPGNNIDVYLEPLIEELKDLWEIGVDTFDASTKKNFNLRASLLWTISDFPAYANLSGWSTKGKYACPCCHEDTYSLWLKHSKKHCYMGHRRWLENNHSFRNDEKSFDGTKEKRMAPTPLSGSMILDMLEGYEIKFGKKVNNSQLPYGWKKMSIFFELPYWKDNLLRHNLDVMHIEKNVCESLVGTLLSLDIKNKDNLNARLDLKFMGIRFELHPKESEYKRTVIPSACFTLSKYEKIVFCQFLEKIKVPYGYAANISRCVNVIQQKIHGLKSHDFHIIMTQLLPLALRGISSSRVRLHITALSNYFRMMYSKVAQPQDFMQLEQEISVTLCNLEKLFPPSFFDIMVHLVIHLAYEARIAGPSVYHCMYPIERYLSKLKSYVRNRSKPEGCIAEGYLADECLTFCSRYMEGVETKFNRKPRNYSNLEVNENLLPIFQMTGRNLGKKYIKSLNEDTKVKAHRYVLFNCNVVDSFIEEHRNIIAQQNSRQRAMTIDRIHSQSFPSWFGKKVEELYDNGDNRISDDLHYLAKGPNNVFIKFKKYVINGFKFHTKAVEKKLKTQNSGVIMTAKTQSFASSSDPNPVFGDVTFYGVLTDIIELDYSSGNRVVLFKCDWISRSGIKKEKDCTRVNLSKLMREDEPFILASQAEQVMYVEDLKHIGWHVAVKINPRDYYNMSVHSHDENVESYLQSEMCSTNFDVEDGDINLIRNDIEDIAIDTLVSIGTNDMGEEEP; this is encoded by the exons ATGTCTTTGCTCATACCTGGTCCAGAAGCACCTGGAAATAATATTGATGTATATTTGGAGCCATTGATTGAAGAGTTAAAGGATCTGTGGGAAATTGGAGTTGACACTTTTGATGCATCTACAAAGAAAAACTTTAATTTGCGAGCATCACTATTATGGACTATTAGTGATTTTCCAGCATATGCTAACTTATCAGGATGGAGTACAAAAGGAAAATATGCATGCCCATGTTGTCATGAAGATACTTATTCTTTGTGGTTGAAGCACAGTAAAAAGCATTGTTATATGGGTCATCGTCGTTGGTTAGAAAATAATCACTCATTTAGAAACGATGAAAAGTCTTTTGATGGCACAAAAGAGAAAAGAATGGCTCCAACACCATTATCTGGTTCTATGATATTGGATATGCTAGAAGGCTACGAAATTAAATTTGGAAAGAAAGTTAATAATTCTCAATTGCCATATGGTTGGAAGAAAATGagtatattttttgaattaccGTATTGGAAGGATAATTTATTAAGACACAATCTTGATGTgatgcatattgaaaaaaatgtatGCGAAAGTTTAGTTGGAACTTTATTGAGTTTAGATATAAAAAACAAAGACAATTTGAATGCGCGTCTTGATCTAAAGTTTATGGGTATTAGATTTGAACTTCATCCAAAGGAGAGCGAATATAAGAGAACTGTCATACCGTCTGCTTGTTTTACATTAAGCAAATATGAAAAAATTGTCTTCTGTCAATTTCTAGAGAAAATTAAGGTCCCATATGGATATGCTGCCAATATTTCTAGATGTGTTAATGTGATACAACAAAAAATTCATGGGCTCAAAAGTCATGATTTTCATATTATTATGACTCAATTACTACCACTAGCATTGAGAGGAATATCAAGTTCACGTGTTCGTCTACATATAACTGCTTTAAGTAATTATTTTCGCATGATGTATTCAAAAGTTGCTCAACCACAAGATTTTATGCAACTTGAACAAGAAATATCAGTCACTCTTTGTaatcttgaaaaattattccCTCCGTCATTTTTTGATATAATGGTTCATTTGGTGATACACTTAGCTTATGAGGCGAGAATTGCTGGACCATCAGTTTATCATTGCATGTATCCTATTGAAAG GTACTTGTCTAAGTTGAAATCATACGTTCGAAACAGAAGCAAACCAGAAGGTTGTATTGCTGAAGGATATTTAGCTGatgaatgtttgacattttgcTCAAGATACATGGAAGGCGTGGAGACAAAGTTTAATCGCAAGCCTAGAAATTACAGTAATTTGGAAGTCAATGAAAATTTGCTTCCTATTTTCCAAATGACGGGCCGAAATTTGGGAAAAAAGTATATTAAGAGTTTAAATGAGGATACTAAAGTTAAGGCACATCGATATGTGCTATTTAATTGCAATGTCGTGGACTCATTCATTGA GGAACATCGTAATATTATTGCACAACAAAATTCTCGTCAAAGAGCAATGACTATAGATCGGATTCATAGTCAGTCATTTCCATCATggtttggaaaaaag GTAGAAGAATTATATGATAACGGAGATAATCGAATTTCTGACGATTTACATTATTTAGCTAAAGGACCAAACAATGTtttcattaaattcaaaaaatatgtaataaatgGTTTCAAATTCCACACAAAAGCAGTTGAGAAGAagttaaaaactcaaaatagtgGAGTTATTATGACTGCCAAGACTCAAAGTTTTGCAAGTAGTAGTGATCCAAATCCTGTTTTTGGAGATGTTACATTTTATGGGGTATTAACTGATATTATAGAGCTAGATTATTCTTCGGGAAATCGCGTTGTGTTATTTAAGTGTGATTGGATTTCCAGAAGtggaattaaaaaagaaaaagattgcACAAGAGTCAACCTTTCAAAATTGATGCGTGAAGATGAGCCATTCATACTAGCATCTCAAGCTGAACAAGTAATGTATGTGGAAGACCTCAAACACATAGGATGGCATGTTGCtgtaaaaataaatcctagagaTTATTATAATATGAGCGTGCACTCACACGATGAGAATGTAGAATCTTATTTGCAAAGTGAAATGTGTAGTACAAATTTTGATGTTGAGGATGGAGATATCAATTTGATAAGGAATGATATTGAAGACATAGCTATCGATACATTGGTGTCAATTGGTACAAATGACATGGGTGAAGAAGAACCTTAG